TATCTCATGATAAACTGCTTCTGGGAGCAGCAAACGAAGTGGTGAAGGCACAATGGGAAATCACATTGTTAAAGATGAACACCTTGGGGAATTTAAAATGGAAGGATGCCTGTGGAAAGGATGGGATCTTGGCAAAAGCCCTGAAGGTGAGCTCATGTTTTCTTGACTTCATATTCTATTCATCTTCAGTTGTTGCCGTAATCTatatgaagcaaattattcCCTGCTAAATTATAAGACTAGAGGCAttcttgtttatttgttttttttttttttctgacttcCAGTTTGTTTATTGCATTTACTGGAGTCTGCGTGATTTCCTTACACATGGTTGATCCATTGACACAAGGGGTCTGATCTAgagtttgatttctttttctctgGTTTTCAAAAATTCCCACACAGTGGCGAATCAAATTGGAAGCTAATAGAAGGGAGTATCTATGTACCTCTTCTCAGTCACAGAAGATGGACGAAAAATTCGATGCTACCTGCAAAAGAGAGTGCTTCATATGTCTCTATGATTTGTACCTTTCTGCTGCATGTTGTCGATGTTCTAGCAGCAGATATTCATGCCTGATTCATGCAAAGCAACTCTGTTCTTGTGGTTGGAGTGAGAAAAATTTTCTATTCCGTTATGAAATCAATGAGCTATCTGTTCTTCTTGAAGCTTTGGAGGGAAGGTTAAGTGCAACCTATAGATGGGCTAAAGATATTCTTAATCTGACTTTGTCCTCCCTTCCCTCCGAGGATGATTTACAAGCGCGAGGGCAAGTTTACCGTCCAAACTCGCACTCAGAGGAAAAGGAGTGCTATTCTCCAGATGCACCAAGGCACAATGGCTTTCGGAAGAGTACTGCATCTAGCATTAGGTCTGAATTAAAGGCACGTATGCTCCAAGCAACATTAGCGAGGGCACATAAAGCGAAACAGAATGCAATAGAATCAGAAGTTGTTTCAACTCCAGCAACAGATGATACGCCTATTCTTCAAAGAGAAACATGTTCTGTTTTATCAAGTACGAATGCTGATGATACGTCTTTTCTTCGAGAAGAGATGGACTATGAACTGTCATCTGAAAGTTCAAGTGTGTCAAGTTCATCAGAATCAGATCCATGAGACCCATGGGGAGATAGGATCCTTCGTTGCCAGCCCATAGGCCATAGCCAAAGACTTCTGCATGTAATTCTGAAAGGAAGTCAAGTCTTCTCAACGTGTAAAAGGTAAGTCTAGAACCAGAAAATATTTGTTACAAGCGCTTTGATTTCCATAGCGGCATCTCTGACCGAAGAAGCTTCTGAGAATGaagaattgggaaaaaaaagtgTGCATTGTTTGATTGATGAGGATAAGGATTAAGGAGTTATCATTTGGGTGAAAATTTTCTTGTGGACACCACACTGGAAATAAAATTTTCCTCCTACAATCGGGACATGGACTTGTGGAGTAGtcagtttctttttcttaataAATTGTCACGGTTTTTCTGTTTGATTTGTGTATGTTTTTCCTTATCTGACTGTCCCATCCATGGCCAACATGTACTCTTAATGTACCATGGAATTTCATGAGTAAGGCTTAGCTGTTTAGGTTTTTTCTTACCTTGTCTAAGTTTGACTGTGTAATAATATTACATTACCTCGAATGATGTTGAAGTTCCTTGGCATTCTATCTTGTACGAAGATATTTTCCTTTCCTTCATTTCTAGCTGTGAACATAATCAGATTTTTTGTGATTGAACATGTCCTTTCTGTATGCTAAGACTCTCTGTTAAATCAATAGATACAGGAAACGAATACACATAGTGGATTCCtgtttgattttctcataaatgATTAATGAAAGTTGCTTCGAGAAATTATTAACTCAACAAAACATTTGTCAAATAACATATCAAAGCTTCGCATTTCCAAGCAAAACTTCTTTGTTTGATAAGGATAAACACTCCACACAGTTATTGGAAACAAAATTTCCGGGATCAAACCCATAAATTGATTAACTCAGTAAACCTAATGACAAACTGATTGCAAAACTTCTGAGCAATTGATATATTACATCAGAATCTATATAGTGCTCTAACTTTTCAATTATACTAATAAATCCTTAGGaaaataaactcaaaaaaacaatggaactCTGAAGTATCAACATCCCTGCTGATGTTCTTCTTGAGTGATCAAACTCACACCACCAGAACTTGTACCCTCTCCATCACATCCAGAGCTGCCATTAGAACTTGCTACTTGTCTCCGGCCACCACGAGTCAAATTAACGAGAGCAAGACAGCTTTTGGAGTCCCTCTGGAAACACCAAAGCTGAATCCAATCATCTACCTTTAGAGTTTTATTCTCTAGAACCTTTAACCAACCAGTGGTCAAGTTGTATGTGAAAGAATTCCCCATCTTCCATCTCTTGAAGTGAACTTCGAATTCTTGAAGAGCAGGGTCCAGCAGTGTGAGTTCAATGGAGTCACCTTTTGGTTGTCTATCAACAATCATATGCTCTTCTCTAGTCAGAAACTCTGTAGTCTTGAGCTCTCCCCTTGGAATCGCAAAACGCCTTTGATGCGTTGCCAAGTCCGTCTCTTGGACTTGCTTCTGTATCAATAGTTTTGGATCAGTGCCATTCATCTCTTGAATTATGTTCTTGAATTCGTCAGGTAACTCTGGTGGTGGATCAATTATCTCTTTGTTGGTAGTCTTTGGCTTCTTGGCTATCCTCTTCTCTTGCTCATCACTCGAAGAACAAACCCTCTTCCCCTTGATGAGTTTCCTACTGTCTTTCTCCACCAACTCTGTttcttcaaataattttttcttagTGTGATTGATTGAGAAACTTTTAGGGTCTCTCTCCTTCCTCTGTACCCCAACAGACTCTGTCTCTGATCTGTGTGTTGTGGCTTCAGTATTCCTTCTGCTTGAGAGAAAATCTGTCAACACCATCTCTTCCAATATAATTGTAGCCTTTTCAGTATCCCCTCCAGCATGTTTTCTTGCCTCTTCCTGCATCTTTTCAAAAGACCCATCTCCCATGTTTTTCAAATCCTCAATTTGAAGTTTTCTTTCCATCactcttttcttctctaattCAACAGCAGAAATTGAGACGAGTATGAATCAATCCCagaaatcaaaaacaaatcTTCAACAGCAGAAATTGGAGAAATTAAGACAATGAATCAAACCCAGAGAGCAAAACAAGTATTCAAAAACCCAGAACAGCCAAACagagattgaaagaaaaaatttggGCGTCTGATTAATGGAGTTTTGATTTAGGGCTGTTTGTTAACGTATATATACAGGAAGGAAATACGAATTCTTATGGCATTATGAATCCTTATTAGAACCAGAGTATTGATCgatgataaatttttgattttttttaaagattttgttgattttagtaCCGTTAACAGCACTTTGTCTGTGTTTCCAGTAAGAAAAGAAACTCTGTTGTTTTGGCGCTAATCTGACGTGGCGATCACAGATAGGACAATAGTGTTAGGGAGAAGTTAGGGTTTTAGCTTGGACACTCCGGAGTTCATTGAATGCATTGGCTTTTcctaatttgatttatttttggtaGCTTTCTTGGCGGACAATCACAAAATCTGTTAAAAGATCTTATGAATATACTGATTTACCAGTTTGCATCTGTTTTTCAGATCAAGTTACCAGACAAACCCTGCAAAAACCTTCGAGAGCCGAGAGGCGGGGGTCGGGGGCAAATAATTCAGGCCCTTTGGAGAAAAAGTACCCTAAATCTGAAATAACCTCATTCTCTCTTGTTCTCATTCAGGCTCTCGCTCTCTACAGATTGGAAAGACGCCGTGTTGGAAGCGTCGCCGCCGCATCAACTTTCTGCTCCTCCAGGTTTTACGGCGATGAAGAGGAGTAGACACCGTGATGTTTCCGAAGTAGTCAGTGTAGAGTGAGAGCGAGGGCCAGTGAGAATGGGAGAACGATTACTGAGATTTTATCTACATATAAGGAAGGCTACATGCAAAACACCATTTACTCAATATTTTATTTCTGTATGGAAACATTGATCTTCATCTTCACAATTTTCCTCCTCAATGCAAATTTTGTACACTGGTTTTGATGAGAAAGAAGCTCCAGTTTTGCTCTTCAAGGTCTCTTGTTTGTTTATGAAGATAGAGTTCGAATCAACTCGCAGGgatattttcttgtgaaatccTAGTTTCACTTTCAGGTCAAGGCACTTGATCTTGGCGTAACATTACCAGCTCTACCTTCCATTTTCCGATGCCCAGAAGTTCCCACCACAGTGGCTTATAAACaggtaagtgtttttttttttgggttaattgAATTCTGTTTTGCGATTATCAGCTTCATCAAGCATGTTTAGATTCTGGAATGTGTTTACGCCCTTGAAACCTGTGTAGTTTGAACTCATTTTGGTTCAGACACCTGATCTTTTTAACGCCTCAAGAGTATTGTTCTGAGCAATATCTTTTGTGGCCACGGAATGGACTTTGGTTCAATTTACCAGGTGAAAATTTTCTGTGCGatccgagtttagactcatattgaaTGTCCAAAGGGCAAACTTGTACGGTGTCATTCTCCGttatcaaacataaaaaaaagtatattttcATTGATTTATGCACATAGGAGTTAAACCGTATAGTGTTCCTCTTTTTGGTACTGAATGCTTCCGTTCAGCCACTATCACATTGACACAATAACAAATAGTTTACATTGTTTTAGTGTTTCCCTTCTCTGTTTTTTTACCATCCTATCTTCCAACACCAATTGGGAGTTGAAAGAACAAATAAGAAAATTGTAAAATCTTCTACAATTACCCATTACTTTTTATCTTATCAAGTCATCTTCAGTAGTTGCCTCACAAAATTATAAGTCCAGTCAACAATGGGTTCTTATGTTCCAATGCATCACTTTGATCTTGAAGAGGAAAAGTAATGAATTTCTGGTTCTGTCCAGTTAAGTATTTTATCTCTTATGGGAACTGAAAACCTCCACCTAGTCCTTCAGCTTGTGCAGTGCTATCCCTTGGCGGATTAATGGCGATCCAGAGCAACGACAGTGTGATTGCAATGAGACCTGACCAGACAAACACTATGGTTGGTGTCTTACCTCTCCTACCCATCAAACCCTTGGCAAACGGATAAAGATGAGCCAGCACCCAGAAGCTAAAGAAAGCTCCACCCATAAACTTACTCCATTGAGGAACTGTGCTGTAGATGGTTCTTGAGAATGCAATAGCCATTGCAACTATGTTTATCATGCCAATAACGATTGGTGGAATCATCAATGAAGTCCATTTGACAAGATACAAGTCCGCGTAAATGTCATCGACATCCTCTCCAGCGGATTTGGAAGTCAATGTGAAAGAGATTTCAATTCCTGCAATCACTTTCAGAAGGCCTTGCACAACAGCTGCTAAGTGAGCACTGGTTCCTGAGATGAGCCAAAACTGTTCATTCCTCCACCACTCTTCCAGTCCCACACCGGCCCATTTTACTTCCAGTATCGCAAGCATGATGAGGCAGATTGTTATAACCAACAGGTATACCAAGAAGGTAACACTCAGAGTTTGCACAATGAAGTGTCCGGAGATAAGTGAGAGAGCAGGAAGGAAGCAGTACACAATCAAGAACATGGACGTGAATGGATAAACACCAACATTAAGATAAGCCAATCGCTGGAGTAACTTTAGACGTCTAGAACCAAGCAGGGCATTGTTTCTGGAGAAGAAAATCTCAACTGAACCTGTAGCCCACCGGAGCACCTGGTGAAGTCGATCAGTGAGGTTAATTGGAGCTGATCCTCGGAATGCATCACGCTTGGTTATGCAATAGACTGAGTGCCACCCACGGTTGTGCATTCGGTAGCCTGTCACCACATCTTCCGTCACAGAACCATAGATCCATCCCACCCTGTCACCCCATTCTGTTTTATCCTCATACCTGCCATGGAAGCATAAGAAGACTTGACAATACATATCACAAGGAGTTTAAAGTCGAGGTGTTGCTTATTCTTTATTGCTTCTGCTTGATTGTTAGTGCAAATTGCAATTTTATGTACTGACAATATACAGAAGCGTTTTTTCTTACCAACAGGAAATGACGGAGACTGCTTCAGCTACTGTAGTTGCATCAAGAGGCTCACGGGGTATCCTGAGAGCACCAGGAGGACGTCCAAACTTGACAGCAGGATGATCAGCGAGAGGACGGCCCTGGAACTCAGCAACGAGTATAGAGTCTGCTAGCATTGTAGAGTTTCCAAACCTCTTGGGCAATAGATTTACATCAAGTTCAGGATCTAACTCTTTTGCGTCCAAGGCTTGTGTTTCTGAGCCGTTCCCCTGAGTCATCTTGTCAGGTTGTGGTGGATCAAACCCGTACAACGCAAACCTCCTAAACATACAGCCAGTTCCCACATACACTGGACCCTGTAAGTGTTAATGCATAAATTGATTTATGTACATTTTTTGACAGAGAACATAATGTATTTGAGCAAATATAACTATGCAGAATTAGAGTCAGATAGAAAGGACTACCTGCACACCATCAAGGGCACGCATATTACCATCAAAGAAGACGGTGTTGTGGTTGGCATACCGGTCTGAAGGATCAATGCCTTCGAACCTTTGTGGGAATTGAATGTAGCAAAGGTTTTCACCGCCCCTGTCCATCATGAAGCACATCCCTTCACGGATGGCTTTGCAGTTGTAGATGTAGTGATCACAGTCCAAGTTGAGAATGAAAGGGCCATTCGACAGAATAGCTGATGATCGTACCAAGGCATTCATGGCACCAGCTTTCTTATTGTGGTCGTAACCTGGTCTCTTCTCACGGGACATATAAACAAACATAGGGAGACGTATGTCCACATCCGTGAAGTCTAATATCTTGTCATCAGTACCCCCGAGAAGCGGATCACAGCTAGGAGGTTTCAACATGACCTGCAAGTATTTTGGTGACATTATTGTGTCTGTGTTTGTATATAGCCATATCTATGTATCTATACTGATGAAACAAGAAGTGGGAACAAGTGGAGTACCTGGAGAATTCCAGCATGGTCTCCTTTAGCATGATCTCTGGAAGAAACAGCCCAAGTTCCTGGCCAGTGAGTGCCGTCTGCCATCCATGTAGCCTTTTGGACCTTCAATGGTTCCATAGGATCAGCTCCACTCTCCCTCATGTGCTTTAACATCTTCATTTCTTCCCTAGCATTGAAAGCATCCGATCTCCTCCTAATCGAATCAGGTAATCCATTGATCCTTACCTTAAACTCATCATATTCCCTCTTAATTCTTCTTCGGTCCTTGACAAAATCCGGTCtgcttttgttctttgttggaTCAATTTTTAAGGCGAAGTAGGAATCAGGATTCCTTGGCTCAATATTATGTTTTCGACAAAAAGGAACCCACAAATCAGCAAAGCTGCAAGCTTCGGCCATTGCCTCAAAAGTGAGGAGGGCGCCTCCATCATCAGAAATATAGCATGCTAGCTTCTCTACAGGATAATCAACGGATAGGATTGATAGAATAGTGTTGGCAGTGACAAGGGGTGGCTCTTTCTCAGGGTCTGCAGTAGACACAAACAGGTCGACCCCAGGGAGGTCGGAGCGGCCAGTGGGATTGGATGGTGATGGCATATCAAATTTGTCATGGAGGACCTCGAGATCAGTTGTGCGGTTGACAGGGTGGAGCTTGGGAATCTGATCAAGGATCCAGGAGAAGGCAAACCATATTTCACAAATAATTGACATAAGCCATAGCCATATTGCTTCCTCATTTGGATGATTTACTCTCCAGTTCAAGAAGAATACAAGCACCACCAACCGGACAGCGATCAACAACCTGGGAAGTATTCATTGCTCACAAAGAATTATTACAAGGTATATATAATCATCAATGTTTAATCTGATATCATCTTAATACTCTCAAAACATGGAGCATTTGATTGATTTACTTGAAAGATTTCCTTATATTATTGGCTCACTTgcatttctctattttcttgGAAAATATTTCAAGTCTTAaaatgcacacacacacatatatacatatatgtctaCCTGTAAGGACTGATAATGCCTGCTGGGATTGGTGTTTTCCGGCTGAGCGGCTTCCAAGGCTTGTCCGTATTATCCATCATACCGCCATGGAGTCCCTCGTCCCCATCATCGCCATACATATCATCCTGAGGCCAAAATGCATTGCCATAGCCATATGTACCTTTTGTCTCGAACAACCACCTGTTATGATCAAACTCCCCATTTTGGTTCCTCTTCATCATAGTCATATTATTAGCATCCCCTGCCCCTGAAGCAAGCAATGGCAATCCTCCAGTCGAGTACTCTTGATCGTCGTCAAAATCGGTTTTGTAAGGCTCCTTACAACCAGGACATAGACCAGTCTCCTTTTGTGCATCAAGAAAACAATCTCTGCAAATCTTAAACCTGCACTCACAAGGAATCACATCTTGACCTCTCTCATCCTTCATGGCCTTGCCATCACAAGAAGGCATTGAACATGAAGAGCCTTTCGCTCCGGCCATTTGAGGATGTGTCACCTCTGAATCTATCACTTTGTCCATCAAATGTGCTCTTGTAACACTATTGAATCCGCCTGTAAACAgagaatttgaaacatattGTTCCTCAGCCTTCACTGCCACGGACGAGTCCATCGGTTGATTATCCGGCGTAGGAGGAATGTGGACGGTGTAGTTGGTGTAGTCGCCGGACATCTCCCCTGACATGTCAAGGTCTTCTCTTGATAAGCTCACATATCTACCACTTGATGTTCTCCTGGCAAACTTGACAGTTTGGCCACTCGAACCGCGATTACTCTGTGAATTGCTAGAACCTCCAGGGCTTCTCATTGCCTTCTTTGATGGTTGTGAAGATAGAGATGCCATGAATGATCAAATATTTTTATCAAACACAATTGTTCTATGAACTAATTCTCATCCTGCTATGTTTGGATGCATGGAAAACATGAGTTGAATTTGcaggaaaagagaaaataatgtGTTTTGATAAATTAATGCAAGAAAAAGCTTAATTGGGTTTGAATGGAAAATTAATGAGAGAATGGAGGAAGAAAGAAGGGGTGATGAGTTCTCTTGGccatgagagagttgagaaagaAAGTTGACGGGATGAGatgagaaacaaacaaaaaattattggtGAGAGACCAAGTCCAAACAAATATTGTACGAAGTTTAAGGAGGTGATTTGTGTGTTGTGGTGATGGTGGGAGTCTGGCCTTCAAGTGGGCCTTGACCAAGGCCCAAGACCATTATTCAAACCCAAATTTAAATCCCCAAGCCCACTACTCTATAATGTTTAATTACTTGTAGAGTCCTAATTGAAGCGCTACTGCCAGTAGCACTGTTCCATTGAAATTATGATTTGCGCTGCTGCCTAAGATTCTCCATGATTCCCTGATCTCGATTTTGGTCTGGGCATGTCCTaaaccttctttttcttgcaaTTGCCATAAAAGAATCAATTtgactttgatgattttatgTTGGAAAGGCTGATATTTTCACGCAAATATATAAGAGGCAAATGTCTTAAAAGGGATTCGAAGACTCTACGATTTCCCAGATACCCAGAGTTTGGAATTTGCATCCAACAGCTTAATGTGTCATATCACTCTGGCGGATTTTTTCTACGCAACATTACACCGTCAGATTTGAATTGCATAATTCCTCCATCGGCCTTAAAGTGCTTCGAGAAGTTTCGCTTGAAACTACAGAGACATTTTTTCACGTGAACAAGACCATACCAAGTCTGCATGGAGGATGAGGCTCATAAATCATAATAGTTTTCAATCCTCACTACCAAGTAAAGGGCAGGAAAATATAACAAAGATTAGGGTAAATACTTACGCAGACATGTCCCTAAGATCACCACACATTTATGATGATAGTAGAACAGAACGAGTATGTATCAAAACATGACCAGTAACATTCCAAACTTAGGCTATGCTTGGATGGAGAGTTGGGAAGGGTTCAGGTGAGTGATGGGAGGGGTTGGGGACTTGGGGAGAGTTTAAAGGTATAATGTTTCTGTAAAGATAAGATAAAGAATCCCTCCCAACTCACAATTATGGGAAGTTTAGTTCTGGGCTGTTGAGGGAGATTCGGTAGGGTTCACAAACCGCACCATACACCCCCCATGTGGTTGCCAAACAAGGGTTGAGTCCCAGACCCCATCAAAGcatgtcaaaaaataaataaagtgcAATAAACATAAGACCATGTCAGATGTTGAGAACTTGATCCTAATCCAATCAAGCTAATGGGAAATAAAGATGACCGATAATTTAAGAGTTACAAGAAAGTTGGCCAAAACAAAGACAATTTTGTTCCCTCTTCTTCGGCTAGAATTCAAAAACTACATACAGTTCCAGAGCAATGATGTAGAAATTCAAACTTTGCTCAGCTGCTGCTATCACTTCAATCAGAAGAAAGACCCCAGTAGCCGGATTCATTGTGAGTTTGCGACAAATCTGGTCAAGGACTAACCAATAGATACACCAGCTCTCTACATTAGATGAACCAAAAGATCTCATCTTTTATTCTTCCCACTGAATCACAAATGATATTGGCATCCAAAAAGGAAAATGGGCAGAAGAACATGGTACATTCAAGCCAAAATGGCCTGGGAAGCACATGATACAATCTATGTTTTGTGATTTTTTACCATCTCATCAACATCCAGTTCCACTTCCAATATTGGGGAGTCCTTTTTCGTGCTGAAATGACTGCTCAAGggaatggaaaattttcaaacatcatCAGCATCCAAAaggcaaaattttattttattttatttgttttcaatgGAGCAGCCTCACCTGTTTTGGACAGGACCATGATCGACCGCTGTTCTAAGACAATATATGACTCTGCCAATTATGCTTGACATGGAAATTGGACCAAATAATCGACTGTCATAGGCTTCCTGTCATCCAGAATAAAGGCAAAAAAGAGAAGGTAAATCAGGATCTGCAAgcgtttcttttcttcttcttatatttatgattcttccttttcttcttcatggTGTAActaaagccaaaaaaaatggGTACAGAAGAAACACCAAAGACAAGGAAAGAAAACTGTACTAAAGTAAAACACTTCTTTTCTTTACAAACCTTTTATATTAAATACAAGCTAAAGCAGTAATATaccaaataaaatatcaaatgaaGGATTGTTGAATTGAATCCGTAGTCCATTGAAGAACTGCTCCTTTTTCAAATGACCTCATTTGATAATAGGccaggaaaataaaatatttgttcCATAGCAATGCGGTTACCGTGCTCATTCAGGAGATTTGTAAATGGATTATAAATAAAATGACTAAGATTAACTTCTTAACATCTAAATCAATGAGCTATTTCTGAAAATAATATCATTCAACAGCATAACATCAGTAAATAGACTAATTCTTGACTAACTTGTAAAAAGTAAACTGCATCTTTTCGTAGCTTCAGGTATGTCAAAATTGTTACTACTAAGGTTAATGAAGAAAACCAAAGATAATTCAAGTAAAATGGGATGTCATGTTGCTAGGTAAAATGCAAATTCCAATCTCATAGTAATTGTGCACCAGTGAGAAATATGTGGTTAAGCAAAAGACGGAATAGCATCAGGTCATAGTGAATTGATCACGtattcaaaacacaaaaatgaagATACCTTAGGCTTCAGGTTTTCAGTGTCAGCCAACACCCAACACTCATCCTTGTCAAGAACAAAAGGCTCATCTTTTCCATCTGTGGAAACCATTTCATATCCTTCAATAGCAGCTAATCTTCTGACAAGATAGTTATTTGACTTTTCAGGGTCCTTCAAAACCACCACATCTCCAACAAAAACACGCCTGTCGAGGGGGAAAAGAATTCAATCCAGAGACTATGAATTTTCACAGTCCACACAGAACAGATCAAGATAAGAAAAGTTCCAAATGTGAAATACCAAGGATTAAACGTTGACTTTGAGATTCAAAATGATCCCAAGTCCTgacaaatataattttctaGCAATGAATCAATATTCTACAAAGAACTTGTTCTCTTCGGCTCTCAACTTGTACATAgaacttattaaaaaaaatcagtggACAAAGAAAATCCCGTCATGGAAATTTGGAGGGGAGAAACTAAGCAACAAATTTTAAATTGCTCAGTCCAAAAGCTCCATGGAATTAATTTCCAAAATATATCAAAACAACTTGAACAAAGTTAGTGTATAGTAATTTCAATAACAAATTTGAGCAGAAGGCagaaaaaataattcaatcACAGCGCAGTATTGAGacctaattaaaaaaataaacatgttTATGCCAACATACATATATTGGCTGGGATAATAAGTATATATAATAATGTTAGGAAAATTTATGATAGACCAATTGTGAGGGAAGGTCGGCCAACCCGAAGTAGATAACAGGAGAAAATAATTGATAAGTTTCTAATATTACTTGAAACAAAAGCAGTTAGGTATAAATTGATTgttaaaaatttcttttaaattcCAGGAAACAGAACCAAGTGTTTTCAATTGAAAAGAGAGAATTTATATTACATTGGATCTGCAAAAGGTAATTTCCGGACAAGAAGAGTTCCTCCCTGCGCTCCTATTGCAGGGACCATTTCCTTTCCTTCACTCCAGTGCAAATACGTCAACTTTCCTTGAAATAGATTTTTCCAAACTGCATCCCCAATTTCTCTCTCACTGATTTGACCTCTCTGATAGCTCTACAGCGGATAGAAcatcatttcaaaaaaataatcaagAGGCTCTCACTGTTGAATTGgtgttatttttcttaaaaactAGCTATAATGATATTAGAAAGAAACTTGTGAAAGAAAGTATATGCAGGTACTCTTGCATATATGCACAAGCAAATATAAAACCATAACTAAATGATCAGTGAAGCGCCTGCACCATGTCATGAGCATACTGCATACAGAAATTATTGGCCACATTGCAGTACAGCCTAATTGGCtaattataaaaacaaaaattagaaaaataagaagaatgTGTTGCTTTGGTTAAGTGTGGGCATGCATGTCTATGTGTCAACGACTTTTGAGTGAGTGAGGGCAAGTGGAGGAAAAACAGATATTTACACCAATTATCCAACTAGTCAAGATATGCACCTAGCTGGTTTGTAGCTAAAAAGAATCATTAGTACCTAGATTGAAGTCACCAACCATTATATTTTATCTTAACTGACTGCAAGCATGATTTCCTAAATGAGCCATTAAACTTTCAGAAACTTTGTGGATACCAGAAAGATGTTTCCCTTTAGATCGAAGGCACAGAAAACCTTATTATAAAACATGTTTTATGATGAGTAACATTTCCACTGTTTTACTATCTTAAACCAAAACAGTTCAACACAAAAACGGAGGATTATACCGAGACCCATCAATATAACCTTAACCCTTTGAGACCGTCAaactatgcaatgaaaaaaatGGTCATGCAATATAAAGAAGTGCCACATTCCAAGCAATATGGGTATGGAAACTACTGCACTTGTTTCAGGCTTCTTGATAACACTGGTCCTCTCTAAAATTGAGTCAAAATGTggagttttttttcttatttttgtaaaCAAAACCAATATCATATGAGTTTGCCTGAATTAGAGAGACATGAAACAAAGTTCCattttttatgaataatattGATTTCAACATTAGTTA
This genomic stretch from Tripterygium wilfordii isolate XIE 37 chromosome 22, ASM1340144v1, whole genome shotgun sequence harbors:
- the LOC119990559 gene encoding uncharacterized protein LOC119990559 isoform X1, whose product is MVSLSTWYRYLGHKFEYAVTLGWKSYQRGQISEREIGDAVWKNLFQGKLTYLHWSEGKEMVPAIGAQGGTLLVRKLPFADPMRVFVGDVVVLKDPEKSNNYLVRRLAAIEGYEMVSTDGKDEPFVLDKDECWVLADTENLKPKEAYDSRLFGPISMSSIIGRVIYCLRTAVDHGPVQNSHFSTKKDSPILEVELDVDEMVKNHKT
- the LOC119990559 gene encoding uncharacterized protein LOC119990559 isoform X2 — encoded protein: MVSLSTWYRYLGHKFEYAVTLGWKRGQISEREIGDAVWKNLFQGKLTYLHWSEGKEMVPAIGAQGGTLLVRKLPFADPMRVFVGDVVVLKDPEKSNNYLVRRLAAIEGYEMVSTDGKDEPFVLDKDECWVLADTENLKPKEAYDSRLFGPISMSSIIGRVIYCLRTAVDHGPVQNSHFSTKKDSPILEVELDVDEMVKNHKT
- the LOC119990391 gene encoding B3 domain-containing protein At2g31420-like yields the protein MERKLQIEDLKNMGDGSFEKMQEEARKHAGGDTEKATIILEEMVLTDFLSSRRNTEATTHRSETESVGVQRKERDPKSFSINHTKKKLFEETELVEKDSRKLIKGKRVCSSSDEQEKRIAKKPKTTNKEIIDPPPELPDEFKNIIQEMNGTDPKLLIQKQVQETDLATHQRRFAIPRGELKTTEFLTREEHMIVDRQPKGDSIELTLLDPALQEFEVHFKRWKMGNSFTYNLTTGWLKVLENKTLKVDDWIQLWCFQRDSKSCLALVNLTRGGRRQVASSNGSSGCDGEGTSSGGVSLITQEEHQQGC
- the LOC119990390 gene encoding cellulose synthase-like protein D4, translated to MASLSSQPSKKAMRSPGGSSNSQSNRGSSGQTVKFARRTSSGRYVSLSREDLDMSGEMSGDYTNYTVHIPPTPDNQPMDSSVAVKAEEQYVSNSLFTGGFNSVTRAHLMDKVIDSEVTHPQMAGAKGSSCSMPSCDGKAMKDERGQDVIPCECRFKICRDCFLDAQKETGLCPGCKEPYKTDFDDDQEYSTGGLPLLASGAGDANNMTMMKRNQNGEFDHNRWLFETKGTYGYGNAFWPQDDMYGDDGDEGLHGGMMDNTDKPWKPLSRKTPIPAGIISPYRLLIAVRLVVLVFFLNWRVNHPNEEAIWLWLMSIICEIWFAFSWILDQIPKLHPVNRTTDLEVLHDKFDMPSPSNPTGRSDLPGVDLFVSTADPEKEPPLVTANTILSILSVDYPVEKLACYISDDGGALLTFEAMAEACSFADLWVPFCRKHNIEPRNPDSYFALKIDPTKNKSRPDFVKDRRRIKREYDEFKVRINGLPDSIRRRSDAFNAREEMKMLKHMRESGADPMEPLKVQKATWMADGTHWPGTWAVSSRDHAKGDHAGILQVMLKPPSCDPLLGGTDDKILDFTDVDIRLPMFVYMSREKRPGYDHNKKAGAMNALVRSSAILSNGPFILNLDCDHYIYNCKAIREGMCFMMDRGGENLCYIQFPQRFEGIDPSDRYANHNTVFFDGNMRALDGVQGPVYVGTGCMFRRFALYGFDPPQPDKMTQGNGSETQALDAKELDPELDVNLLPKRFGNSTMLADSILVAEFQGRPLADHPAVKFGRPPGALRIPREPLDATTVAEAVSVISCWYEDKTEWGDRVGWIYGSVTEDVVTGYRMHNRGWHSVYCITKRDAFRGSAPINLTDRLHQVLRWATGSVEIFFSRNNALLGSRRLKLLQRLAYLNVGVYPFTSMFLIVYCFLPALSLISGHFIVQTLSVTFLVYLLVITICLIMLAILEVKWAGVGLEEWWRNEQFWLISGTSAHLAAVVQGLLKVIAGIEISFTLTSKSAGEDVDDIYADLYLVKWTSLMIPPIVIGMINIVAMAIAFSRTIYSTVPQWSKFMGGAFFSFWVLAHLYPFAKGLMGRRGKTPTIVFVWSGLIAITLSLLWIAINPPRDSTAQAEGLGGGFQFP